In Harmonia axyridis chromosome X, icHarAxyr1.1, whole genome shotgun sequence, a single window of DNA contains:
- the LOC123685963 gene encoding calcium and integrin-binding family member 2 yields MGNKIVTFSEQQLHNYQDCTFFNEKEILRVFEKFRNIRPDLVPKKMKQYDTVNIRISVEDIVHKLPELQENPFNRRICEVFSRDGNGNLSFEDFLELLSVFCEHAPRDIKVYYAFRIYDFDGDNHIGPEDINEALNLLTRQELFAEERQQIAEKVMEEADVDGDGKLSFMEFEHVVTRAPEFLSTFHIRI; encoded by the exons ATGGGAAATAAAATAGTTACATTTAGTGAACAACAGTTACACAATTATCAG GATTGTACCTTCTTCAATGAGAAAGAAATTTTGAG ggtttttgaaaaattccgaaATATCCGACCTGATTTGGTTCccaaaaaaatgaaacaatatgaTACAGTCAATATAAGAATATCTGTAGAAGATATAGTTCATAAACTTCCAGAATTGCAA GAAAATCCCTTCAACAGACGAATATGTGAAGTGTTTTCCAGAGATGGAAATGGAAATTTGTCCTTTGAAGATTTTTTGGAACTGctttcagttttttgtgaacatGCACCTAGGGATATAAAAGTGTATTATGCTTTCAGAATATATG ATTTTGATGGTGATAACCATATTGGACCAGAAGATATCAATGAAGCTTTGAACTTGTTAACACGCCAAGAACTTTTTGCAGAAGAGAGACAACAGATTGCCGAAAAAGTAATGGAAGAAGCTGATGTTGATGGTGATGGCAAATTATCTTTTATGGAATTTGAACATGTTGTTACCAGGGCGCCAGAATTTTTGTCAACTTTCCATATCCGAATTTGA
- the LOC123685970 gene encoding uncharacterized protein LOC123685970: MMNKTKNMQSKYKEMHQGTSTTQLRHKIKERFLNTLQEVRNRAIDARRFSNSSDSAAKPKICSMDDLKEILTDNKDLKELITPEEIDGIISEVQKEIGWSTKDEMELYDPEILAVVENLVTNCIICDKSSVNVVCESCGNEHFTESS; encoded by the exons ATGATGAATAAAACTAAAAACATGCAAAGTAAGTACAAGGAAATGCACCAAGGAACATCTACAACCCAACTGAGGCATAAAATCAAAGAG AGATTTCTGAACACACTTCAAGAAGTCCGTAACAGAGCTATTGATGCAAGACGCTTTTCAAATTCCTCTGATTCTGCAGCAAAGCCAAAAATATGCTCTATGGAtgatttgaaagaaatattaaCCGATAATAAAGATTTGAAAGAACTGATAACTCCTGAAGAAATAGATGGTATAATCAGTGAAGTACAGAAAGAAATAGGATGGAGTACAAAAGATGAGATGGAATTGTATGACCCTGAAATACTAGCAGTGGTTGAAAATCTCGTAACCAATTGCATTATCTGCGACAAATCCAGTGTAAACGTTGTTTGTGAATCATgtggaaatgaacatttcacTGAGAGTTCGTAG